One stretch of Scophthalmus maximus strain ysfricsl-2021 chromosome 12, ASM2237912v1, whole genome shotgun sequence DNA includes these proteins:
- the LOC118291295 gene encoding probable ubiquitin carboxyl-terminal hydrolase creB isoform X1, with the protein MTDVDSGQTFIVNSRSTSPADINYHGLLNQGATCYLNSVLQVLFMTGDFREAVERYTCSNPGTECIDHQLKPLFEDLKKKTANTSKLTDKLGIDSVYEQRDAAEYCERILTLTSPEASQIFHGELTHRTTCSACGTETNVDGPFWHLPLGLVESYREHYSVVDGIEEHFRTSYFRGENQMYCDQCDTKSDAATTCVMRRPPEVLMLLLKRFELDYRHMTYVKNDRVVVVPCALQIPENQTYELYAVVEHFGDLRGGHYTATIKSQDDERWYNFNDATVTLLGYQPFQLDNVERSQSVYLLFYRKKKSKRRVLPAPIDNDDRLAGVVKVTEREQGEETVEAGNDTPEALPIDGNEETGIKDIVGVGSREVGLLHDLMCDVEDEDNAAGVRQRLPRECESDYLPDEKREQDEGEIMKDEEEEGGAEADEQAEKRGLFSAGARLGDTVEDQDCGRAGAGVDRDLTLEASGGHATPDPPDEKDEMSEDQGRVLSMKMGSDELTGGDEQLEKREKSSTRYLDSHAEYQDGEGVDNAGKNASEDQGEKQEDCDLQLVSAGKMADEAAREIDVRDASEGKTGADKLTPGRQKLLTKYDLCRGLGGNGRVGNNDQNRPEDHQTRKREAGPDDGLQLDNKLTSGRRNVLTKYDLCRGLGDNGRVGDSEQNRPEDDWGFKRGGSSSRLCKRHEQDRE; encoded by the exons ATGACCGATGTGGACAGTGGTCAAACGTTTATCGTTAACAGTAGGTCCACCTCTCCGG CTGATATAAACTACCACGGCCTTCTCAACCAAGGAGCAACGTGTTACTTGAACAGTGTGCTGCAGGTGCTGTTCATGACCGGAGACTTCAGAGAGGCTGTGGAAAG GTACACCTGTAGCAACCCTGGCACCGAGTGTATCGATCATCAACTCAAACCCTTGTTTGAggacttgaagaaaaaaacagcaaacaccaGTAAACTCACGGACAAGCTGGGCATCGACAGTG TGTATGAGCAGCGCGACGCAGCAGAGTACTGTGAGAGGATTTTAACTCTGACCAGCCCTGAGGCATCACAG ATCTTCCACGGAGAGCTGACGCACAGGACGACGTGTTCCGCGTGTGGCACGGAGACGAACGTAGACGGGCCCTTTTGGCATCTTCCCCTCGGACTGGTGGAATCGTACCGTGAGCACTACAGCGTG GTGGACGGCATCGAGGAGCATTTCCGAACCTCGTACTTCAGGGGAGAAAACCAGATGTACTGTGACCAGTGTGACACCAAATCGGACGCCGCTACT ACATGTGTGATGAGGCGTCCCCCGGAGGTTttgatgttgctgctgaagAGGTTCGAGCTTGACTACCGCCACATGACTTATGTCAAAAACGACCGCGTTGTGGTTGTTCCCTGCGCACTACAGATCCCAGAG AATCAGACGTATGAGCTGTACGCGGTTGTGGAGCACTTTGGTGATCTAAGAGGTGGACATTACACCGCAACCATTAAGTCCCAGGATGACGAGCGGTGGTACAACTTCAACGATGCCACCGTCACACTG CTTGGTTATCAGCCATTCCAGCTGGATAACGTTGAGAG ATCCCAGAGTGTTTATCTTCTCTtttacaggaaaaagaaaagtaagagACGTGTTCTCCCTGCTCCCATTGACAACGACGACCGGTTGGCCGGTGTTGTCAAGGTGACAGAGCGAGAGCAGGGTGAGGAGACGGTAGAAGCGGGTAATGACACTCCGGAGGCTTTGCCCATCGACGGAAATGAGGAGACAGGAATTAAAGACATCGTCGGCGTTGGGTCTAGAGAAGTGGGGCTGTTACATGACCTCATGTGTGATGTAGAGGATGAGGACAATGCCGCAGGTGTCAGGCAGAGACTACCACGCGAGTGTGAGAGTGATTATCTTCCAGATGAAAAACGAGAGCAAGATGAGGGGGAAATaatgaaggatgaggaggaagagggcgggGCAGAAGCTGACGAGCAGGCAGAAAAGAGAGGGCTGTTCTCCGCAGGAGCTCGGCTCGGCGACACGGTGGAGGATCAGGACTGTGGCAGAGCAGGAGCAGGTGTTGATCGCGATCTCACACTGGAGGCCAGCGGCGGGCACGCGACACCTGATCCCCCTGACGAAAAAGATGAGATGAGCGAAGACCAGGGGAGAGTATTGAGTATGAAGATGGGCAGCGATGAACTGACTGGAGGGGATGAACAGttagaaaagagggagaaatcCTCAACCAGATACCTTGACAGCCACGCAGAGTATCAGGACGGTGAAGGTGTAGACAACGCTGGAAAGAACGCCAGCGAAGATcagggagagaaacaggaagATTGCGACCTTCAACTTGTTAGTGCAGGCAAAATGGcggacgaggcggcgagggaGATAGACGTTAGGGATGCTAGTGAAGGCAAGACTGGAGCTGATAAACTAACACCAGGAAGACAAAAGCTCTTGACAAAATACGACCTGTGTCGTGGGCTTGGGGGCAACGGAAGAGTTGGTAATAATGATCAGAACAGGCCAGAGGATCATCAGACGCGTAAACGGGAAGCTGGACCAGATGACGGCCTTCAACTTGATAATAAACTGACCTCAGGGAGAAGAAATGTCCTGACAAAATACGACCTCTGTCGTGGGCTTGGGGACAACGGAAGAGTTGGTGACAGTGAGCAGAACAGGCCAGAGGATGATTGGGGGTTTAAAcggggaggcagcagcagcaggttgtgcAAAAGACATGAGCAAGACAGAGAGTAG
- the si:ch211-212k18.15 gene encoding probable E3 ubiquitin-protein ligase ARI5 encodes MSTQGEQGKRFDPNDTTLKFVNRPDDLDPMPPDEGDEGLRAEMSCGHAVTPESLTGWCRSLLDQGQYKFKCPALTDSTVQKCDALWSYQEVRRLAVLTAEEMQYFEEKIALLAAIEHCEFKTCPGCRTYVEREDLTNLSVHCTICQADQREKYEFCWQCLKPWKGRAPRSDRCDNDGCVNHDLELLKGCKDTALPQVQGVDKCPSIRACPTCGQRVEHDKTGCKNIICPRCQVEFCFVCLKLTPECLETSSYFLPCADGVAPRQTAIPVWHRN; translated from the exons ATGAGCACGCAGGGCGAGCAAGGCAAAAGATTCGACCCCAATGACACGACCCTGAAATTCGTAAACCGACCGGACGACCTGGATCCAATGC CCCCGGATGAGGGGGACGAGGGTCTCCGAGCCGAGATGTCCTGCGGCCACGCCGTCACCCCGGAGTCTCTGACCGGCTGGTGTCGCAGCCTGCTGGACCAG GGCCAGTACAAGTTTAAGTGCCCCGCTTTAACGGACAGCACCGTGCAGAAGTGTGACGCCCTGTGGTCCTATCAAGAGGTGCGCAGGCTGGCGGTGCTGACCGCCGAAGAGATGCAGTACTTCGAAGAGAAAATCGCCCTCCTGGCCGCCATAGAACACTGCGAATTCAAAACA TGTCCTGGGTGTAGAACCTACGTGGAGAGGGAGGACCTGACGAACCTCAGCGTGCACTGCACCATCTGCCAAGCAGACCAGAGGGAGAAGTACGAGTTCTGCTGGCAGTGTCTGAAGCCGTGGAAAGGCAGAGCGCCGCGCTCCGACCGCTGCGACAACGACGGCTGCGTCAACCACGACCTCGAGCTCCTCAAGGGCTGCAAGGACACCGCCCTCCCTCAGGTGCAGGGCGTTGACAAGTGCCCCTCCATCCGGGCGTGTCCCACCTGTGGTCAGCGGGTGGAGCACGACAAGACCGGCTGCAAGAACATCATCTGCCCCCGCTGTCAGGTGGAGTTCTGCTTCGTGTGTCTGAAGCTGACGCCCGAGTGCTTGGAGACGAGCTCCTACTTCCTCCCCTGCGCCGACGGCGTGGCTCCCAGACAAACCGCCATACCCGTGTGGCACCGGAACTAA
- the LOC118291295 gene encoding ubiquitin carboxyl-terminal hydrolase 26-like isoform X2 translates to MTDVDSGQTFIVNSRSTSPADINYHGLLNQGATCYLNSVLQVLFMTGDFREAVERYTCSNPGTECIDHQLKPLFEDLKKKTANTSKLTDKLGIDSVYEQRDAAEYCERILTLTSPEASQIFHGELTHRTTCSACGTETNVDGPFWHLPLGLVESYREHYSVVDGIEEHFRTSYFRGENQMYCDQCDTKSDAATTCVMRRPPEVLMLLLKRFELDYRHMTYVKNDRVVVVPCALQIPENQTYELYAVVEHFGDLRGGHYTATIKSQDDERWYNFNDATVTLLGYQPFQLDNVERKKKSKRRVLPAPIDNDDRLAGVVKVTEREQGEETVEAGNDTPEALPIDGNEETGIKDIVGVGSREVGLLHDLMCDVEDEDNAAGVRQRLPRECESDYLPDEKREQDEGEIMKDEEEEGGAEADEQAEKRGLFSAGARLGDTVEDQDCGRAGAGVDRDLTLEASGGHATPDPPDEKDEMSEDQGRVLSMKMGSDELTGGDEQLEKREKSSTRYLDSHAEYQDGEGVDNAGKNASEDQGEKQEDCDLQLVSAGKMADEAAREIDVRDASEGKTGADKLTPGRQKLLTKYDLCRGLGGNGRVGNNDQNRPEDHQTRKREAGPDDGLQLDNKLTSGRRNVLTKYDLCRGLGDNGRVGDSEQNRPEDDWGFKRGGSSSRLCKRHEQDRE, encoded by the exons ATGACCGATGTGGACAGTGGTCAAACGTTTATCGTTAACAGTAGGTCCACCTCTCCGG CTGATATAAACTACCACGGCCTTCTCAACCAAGGAGCAACGTGTTACTTGAACAGTGTGCTGCAGGTGCTGTTCATGACCGGAGACTTCAGAGAGGCTGTGGAAAG GTACACCTGTAGCAACCCTGGCACCGAGTGTATCGATCATCAACTCAAACCCTTGTTTGAggacttgaagaaaaaaacagcaaacaccaGTAAACTCACGGACAAGCTGGGCATCGACAGTG TGTATGAGCAGCGCGACGCAGCAGAGTACTGTGAGAGGATTTTAACTCTGACCAGCCCTGAGGCATCACAG ATCTTCCACGGAGAGCTGACGCACAGGACGACGTGTTCCGCGTGTGGCACGGAGACGAACGTAGACGGGCCCTTTTGGCATCTTCCCCTCGGACTGGTGGAATCGTACCGTGAGCACTACAGCGTG GTGGACGGCATCGAGGAGCATTTCCGAACCTCGTACTTCAGGGGAGAAAACCAGATGTACTGTGACCAGTGTGACACCAAATCGGACGCCGCTACT ACATGTGTGATGAGGCGTCCCCCGGAGGTTttgatgttgctgctgaagAGGTTCGAGCTTGACTACCGCCACATGACTTATGTCAAAAACGACCGCGTTGTGGTTGTTCCCTGCGCACTACAGATCCCAGAG AATCAGACGTATGAGCTGTACGCGGTTGTGGAGCACTTTGGTGATCTAAGAGGTGGACATTACACCGCAACCATTAAGTCCCAGGATGACGAGCGGTGGTACAACTTCAACGATGCCACCGTCACACTG CTTGGTTATCAGCCATTCCAGCTGGATAACGTTGAGAG gaaaaagaaaagtaagagACGTGTTCTCCCTGCTCCCATTGACAACGACGACCGGTTGGCCGGTGTTGTCAAGGTGACAGAGCGAGAGCAGGGTGAGGAGACGGTAGAAGCGGGTAATGACACTCCGGAGGCTTTGCCCATCGACGGAAATGAGGAGACAGGAATTAAAGACATCGTCGGCGTTGGGTCTAGAGAAGTGGGGCTGTTACATGACCTCATGTGTGATGTAGAGGATGAGGACAATGCCGCAGGTGTCAGGCAGAGACTACCACGCGAGTGTGAGAGTGATTATCTTCCAGATGAAAAACGAGAGCAAGATGAGGGGGAAATaatgaaggatgaggaggaagagggcgggGCAGAAGCTGACGAGCAGGCAGAAAAGAGAGGGCTGTTCTCCGCAGGAGCTCGGCTCGGCGACACGGTGGAGGATCAGGACTGTGGCAGAGCAGGAGCAGGTGTTGATCGCGATCTCACACTGGAGGCCAGCGGCGGGCACGCGACACCTGATCCCCCTGACGAAAAAGATGAGATGAGCGAAGACCAGGGGAGAGTATTGAGTATGAAGATGGGCAGCGATGAACTGACTGGAGGGGATGAACAGttagaaaagagggagaaatcCTCAACCAGATACCTTGACAGCCACGCAGAGTATCAGGACGGTGAAGGTGTAGACAACGCTGGAAAGAACGCCAGCGAAGATcagggagagaaacaggaagATTGCGACCTTCAACTTGTTAGTGCAGGCAAAATGGcggacgaggcggcgagggaGATAGACGTTAGGGATGCTAGTGAAGGCAAGACTGGAGCTGATAAACTAACACCAGGAAGACAAAAGCTCTTGACAAAATACGACCTGTGTCGTGGGCTTGGGGGCAACGGAAGAGTTGGTAATAATGATCAGAACAGGCCAGAGGATCATCAGACGCGTAAACGGGAAGCTGGACCAGATGACGGCCTTCAACTTGATAATAAACTGACCTCAGGGAGAAGAAATGTCCTGACAAAATACGACCTCTGTCGTGGGCTTGGGGACAACGGAAGAGTTGGTGACAGTGAGCAGAACAGGCCAGAGGATGATTGGGGGTTTAAAcggggaggcagcagcagcaggttgtgcAAAAGACATGAGCAAGACAGAGAGTAG
- the zgc:194655 gene encoding uncharacterized protein zgc:194655, with translation MGKIYQVVVHGLRGEKMTVDLCNTEEQMQTMTVLQLRERIAQKLPNNAGENARLIFTDKMLDDDATLLSQYGIQHMSVIHMVLRVPGGLTA, from the exons ATGGGCAAAATCTACCAAGTCGTGGTCCACGGGCTCCGCGGGGAGAAGATGACCGTGGACCTCTGCAACACCGAGGAGCAGATGCAAACCATGACGGTGTTGCAGCTGAGGGAGAGGATCGCGCAGAAACTTCCAAACAACGCAG gggAGAATGCGCGTCTGATCTTCACAGACAAGATGCTGGACGATGACGCCACGCTGCTGTCGCAGTACGGGATCCAGCACATGTCCGTCATCCACATGGTGTTGAGGGTTCCCGGAGGACTGACCGCCTGA